The Bradyrhizobium oligotrophicum S58 genome contains the following window.
ATGGCATGGCGCTGGCGCGAGGCTTCGCGCACGGCTTGCGAATCGGCATGGCGGGCGAAGCTCCTGCGCAGCAGCGGCGTGTCGATCGCGCCCGGCGCCAGCGCATTGACGCGGATGCCGTCGGGCGCGAAGTCGACCGCCATCGTCCGCGTCAGGCTGATGATCGCGCCCTTGGCTGCGATATAGGCGCTGTTGCCCTTGCCGCCGGCGACAGCGAGTTGCGACGCCACGGTGATGATGGACCCTGACTTTTGCCGCTGCATGATCGGCACCGCGACCTTGGCCCACAGCCAGGTGCCGCCGACATTGGCGCTGAACACTGCATCCCAATCGGCGGGATCGGTGCTGACGACGGTGCCGCCACAGGAGAAGCCGGCCGCGGTCATCAGCACGTCGAGGCGGCCGCGCGTCGCAGTCACGCTCTCGATCGTCGACCGGGCGAAGTCGGCGTCGCCGACATCGCCGACATGGACGCTGCCGTCGCCCCCTGCGGCGCGCAGCATTGCGAGCGTCTCGGCAGCGCCTGCAGCATCGCGATCGACCAGCGCGAGATGCGCGCCTTCGCGCGCGAACATTGCCGCACTGGCGCGCCCGATGCCCGAGCCACCGCCAGTGATGACCGCGACCTTTCCCGCCAGCCTCATCTCAGTCTCTCCCGTATTCATCGAACCAGCGGCCGAAATGCTCGGCGGACGCTGCGCAATCGAAACGCGCGCGCCAAGCGAACTCGTCCGCCAACCGCGTCGTCGACAGGCGTCCACGGTTCGGCGCAAACACCGGCACGGTCGGCGCTTCGTCCCGGTCCGCTAGCCGGCAGACGAAGCCGGGCCGGTCTAGCGCGAAGGCGCGGCCCCAAGCTTCAGCCGTGAACGTGGCTTCGTTGGAAATGTTGTAGAGCGTGTGCTGCGGCCGCTCCGCCGCCAGCAACAAGCAGACGGCATCGGCGACATCGACTGCGTAGACCCAGTCCTTGTCGCCCGGCTCGTTCAAAAATGCCGGCTCGTTGCGCGCGCAGCAGGTTGCGATCAGCGCCTGCGGCGACGGCGTGTCACGCACGCCGCCGCCACGCTCGAACGGGCCGAACACCGCCGAAAGTCTCACGCTGATCACGTCGGTCTGCCACAGATCCGACAGCCGCGCGGCGACGCGCTCGGAGGCAAACTTGCTGATCGCATAGAGCGACACCGGCTCGCATGGCGTGGTCTCCTCCAGCACGGCGAAGCGCTGGCCGCTGGCGCCATAGGCGGCCGCCGATGACAGGTTGATCACGCGGCGGACATCGGCGCTGCGCGCAGCCTGCAGGATCGGCACCTGCGCCAGCAGGTTGACCGCGAGAATGCGCTCGGGGTCGGCGGCATCGCGCTCAGGACCCGCGG
Protein-coding sequences here:
- a CDS encoding SDR family oxidoreductase translates to MRLAGKVAVITGGGSGIGRASAAMFAREGAHLALVDRDAAGAAETLAMLRAAGGDGSVHVGDVGDADFARSTIESVTATRGRLDVLMTAAGFSCGGTVVSTDPADWDAVFSANVGGTWLWAKVAVPIMQRQKSGSIITVASQLAVAGGKGNSAYIAAKGAIISLTRTMAVDFAPDGIRVNALAPGAIDTPLLRRSFARHADSQAVREASRQRHAMKRFGEADEVAAAALFLASDEASFTTGIVLPVDGGWLAA
- a CDS encoding NAD-dependent epimerase/dehydratase family protein; the protein is MHVLIFGGAGFVGLNVAQGLLERGHVVTIFDAAPLPKAAQRAFASHGERLHVITGDVTDASAVAAAVAGGCDAVVLGAAITAGPERDAADPERILAVNLLAQVPILQAARSADVRRVINLSSAAAYGASGQRFAVLEETTPCEPVSLYAISKFASERVAARLSDLWQTDVISVRLSAVFGPFERGGGVRDTPSPQALIATCCARNEPAFLNEPGDKDWVYAVDVADAVCLLLAAERPQHTLYNISNEATFTAEAWGRAFALDRPGFVCRLADRDEAPTVPVFAPNRGRLSTTRLADEFAWRARFDCAASAEHFGRWFDEYGRD